The following coding sequences lie in one Chelonoidis abingdonii isolate Lonesome George chromosome 6, CheloAbing_2.0, whole genome shotgun sequence genomic window:
- the TYRP1 gene encoding 5,6-dihydroxyindole-2-carboxylic acid oxidase has product MQYSMLLSFFSPLLLTLLSQARAQFPRQCATVDALRSGECCPDLSPVFGPGTDRCGSSSGRGQCVPVIADSRPHGPQYMHDGQDDREQWPLRFFNQTCSCNGNFSGYDCGSCRPGWSGAACNQQILTVRRNLLDLSVKEKNDFVNALHQAKATIHPDIVIATRRHEEILGPDGNTPQFENVSIYNYFVWSHYYSVRKTFLGAGQQSFGGVDFSHEGPAFLTWHRYHLLQLERDMQDMLQDPSFALPYWNFATGGNTCDICTDDLMGARSNFDVSLISQNSIFSQWRVLCENLEDYDTLGTICNSTEGGPIRRNPAGNVARPMVQRLPEPQDVALCLEVDLFDTPPFYSNSTDSFRNTVEGYSDPSGKYDPAVRSLHNLAHLFLNGTGGQTYLSPNDPIFVFLHTFTDAVFDEWLRRHNPDISIYPLENAPIGHNRQYNMVPFWPPVTNNEMFVTAPENLGYSYDVQWPSRRLQVTEIITIAIVTALILVAIIFAGATCIVHARKNKDELHQPLLTDQYERYSDDYDSIPTPSQSVV; this is encoded by the exons ATGCAGTACTCCATGCTGCTGAGCTTCTTCTCACCACTGCTCCTTACCCTACTCAGCCAAGCAAGAGCTCAGTTTCCTCGCCAATGTGCTACGGTTGATGCCTTGAGAAGTGGCGAGTGTTGTCCAGATTTGTCTCCAGTGTTCGGGCCTGGTACTGATCGCTGTGGTTCATCTTCAGGAAGGGGTCAGTGTGTACCAGTGATAGCAGACTCACGGCCCCATGGCCCACAGTACATGCATGACGGCCAAGATGACCGTGAGCAGTGGCCCTTACGCTTCTTCAATCAAACCTGCAGCTGCAATGGTAACTTCTCCGGTTATGACTGTGGGTCCTGTCGACCTGGCTGGAGTGGAGCTGCCTGTAACCAGCAGATCCTCACAG TTAGGAGGAACCTTCTGGACCTGAGTGTGAAGGAAAAGAATGATTTTGTCAATGCCTTACACCAAGCCAAGGCTACAATACATCCTGATATTGTCATAGCCACCAGGAGACATGAGGAGATATTGGGACCTGATGGCAACACACCTCAGTTTGAAAATGTGTCAATTTATAACTACTTTGTGTGGTCCCATTACTACTCTGTCAGAAAAACTTTCCTTGGTGCAGGGCAGCAAAGTTTTGGAGGAGTGGATTTCTCTCATGAAGGACCAGCATTTCTCACTTGGCATAGGTATCATCTACTGCAGCTGGAGAGAGACATGCAG GATATGCTACAGGATCCCTCTTTTGCACTTCCCTATTGGAATTTTGCTACTGGTGGAAACACCTGCGATATTTGCACAGATGACTTGATGGGTGCTCGAAGCAATTTTGATGTCTCTCTTATAAGTCAGAACTCCATCTTCTCCCAGTGGCGTGTGCTCTGTGAAAACCTAGAAGACTATGATACCTTGGGAACCATTTGTAACA gcacagaaggtggtccaattcGAAGGAATCCTGCTGGAAATGTTGCCAGGCCAATGGTTCAGCGTCTCCCAGAACCACAGGATGTTGCTCTTTGTTTAGAAGTTGATTTGTTTGACACTCCTCCTTTCTATTCCAATTCAACAGACAGTTTCCGTAATACAGTAGAAG GCTACAGCGATCCTTCAGGGAAGTATGATCCAGCAGTTCGGAGTCTTCATAATTTGGCTCATCTGTTTTTGAATGGAACAGGGGGACAAACGTATTTATCTCCAAACGACCCTATTTTTGTCTTCTTGCACACGTTTACTGACGCTGTTTTTGATGAATGGCTGAGGAGACATAATCCTG ATATTTCAATATACCCACTGGAGAATGCCCCTATTGGACATAACCGGCAGTATAACATGGTGCCATTCTGGCCCCCAGTTACCAATAATGAGATGTTTGTTACTGCTCCAGAAAACCTGGGCTACAGTTATGACGTTCAATGGCCAA GCCGGCGTCTACAGGTCACAGAGATCATAACTATTGCAATAGTGACTGCATTGATTCTGGTTGCAATTATTTTTGCTGGTGCTACATGTATTGTGCACGCTAGGAAAAACAAGGATGAACTGCATCAGCCTCTTCTCACTGACCAGTATGAGCGATATTCAGATGATTATGATAGCATACCAACCCCAAGCCAGTCTGTGGTTTGA